A window of the Acidobacteriota bacterium genome harbors these coding sequences:
- a CDS encoding TIGR00730 family Rossman fold protein, whose protein sequence is MIRSVCVFMGSNAGADPIYRDAALDLGTALGHRGLDLVFGGSHVGLMGKVANAALAAGSSVVGVLPQVLSDRELAHESLTELHIVDTMHDRKALMAERADAFITLPGGLGTLEETFEVLTWGQLDIHRKPCGILNVGGYYDGLVSFLEHAGQQGFVRPQSSPLMIVEGEVETLLDRLTAATPRSS, encoded by the coding sequence ATGATCCGATCCGTCTGTGTCTTCATGGGCTCCAACGCCGGAGCCGATCCGATCTATCGCGACGCCGCCCTCGATCTCGGCACCGCCCTCGGTCACCGCGGTCTCGATCTCGTCTTCGGCGGCTCCCACGTCGGCCTGATGGGCAAGGTCGCCAACGCCGCCCTCGCCGCCGGCTCGTCGGTGGTCGGGGTCTTGCCCCAGGTGCTCTCCGATCGCGAGCTCGCCCATGAAAGCCTCACGGAGCTGCACATCGTCGACACTATGCACGACCGCAAGGCCCTGATGGCGGAGCGCGCCGACGCCTTCATCACCCTGCCGGGCGGCCTCGGCACTCTCGAGGAGACCTTCGAAGTGCTCACCTGGGGCCAGCTCGACATTCACCGCAAGCCCTGCGGCATCCTCAATGTCGGCGGCTACTACGACGGCCTGGTGAGTTTTCTCGAGCATGCCGGTCAACAGGGCTTCGTCAGGCCACAGAGCTCGCCCTTGATGATCGTCGAGGGCGAGGTCGAAACTCTCCTCGACCGCCTGACCGCGGCCACCCCACGCAGCTCCTGA